A window from Plodia interpunctella isolate USDA-ARS_2022_Savannah chromosome 2, ilPloInte3.2, whole genome shotgun sequence encodes these proteins:
- the LOC128675116 gene encoding uncharacterized protein LOC128675116 isoform X7, with protein sequence MNAASKEKISRDNARSHSAKSDRVKASVIVESSLKTHSLKRGDELIVCISFHIMITNLRNGTIDRDMVPPHRVCPSKLTKQELEDLYFVLMDTNLDLKKTVNTQQDNIKQLNTKVHRLLTAQKGTSKDVCCPQTKAVVNEQKDIIADLKKANDRMSERIRILNMRLCSAKQFLRTNPSLTTRCAKCCIAPPASLKNSSVSVLHKKSDDYKSVESCSRDAEKQVLTRDYASTRTTETETDEPEKESLEASCKEKKYKTQLEELKHKIIDLQEESTRHHSECSARMSRLETELQLRAEGEARLADQLRAAAAHCYEISAQLLIEKNKVAELETRVKAADLSGQVVKALEKRQSIAFVTPDLQTKSGGVALKEIESRPSTSTCIIHTQDKHPKNFIMTNELEKRLSATSTPGQNVQSKSSDIVDRDGHSRYLKSFGETQDAQEKSGENKTRDGEKRQSISFLMDPNEQAKNDDIMNMDRKSSIHLNGTAPVIGERSVSGQERRQSVCSREMVPERTYSMAGNLKVGEEPVTQDYPGPKPCPSGAPDAPSPAKSKHSDDSGYNDNLTSEEERVLAKINAELVKKIKDLQEKLDVLRIASAGIKAGQMTKATETKKADVDPRVNDCVRNERVANDAKPQINSKEGTVQSVENERRKETPEQPSKEMESGTEYSPIDRANQLWAQYSGNEFPQKEDKIQFSNLYIQGNSIDKFVPTTSEAEPDRDSMTSRSSKKKRKKFLDEKNFDTQNELVDKIETDDQRSYKDSREYFPFYEFKNVKSQGIIQDDKDGDLFTPGNDKPTDDLKQDSNTQTGAKTGIKIQASDRYVQEVYKPTEYLKQDLNMQTDLKTGVKIQDNDVFKPGVDKRVPIARPRESILDQAARDSIKEVRELHGKQQSSNKIRDSSVDSSDENGLKPTSELCEQSVRICSCPRAARRSVSVFRSCSGTLRFKTIDVDETFKQCPTCNPGSIDENAGTSYDNPQLRSIANDARSRTTSPDNTDHEISHLSDLPPEHDVSGKCTRQLVSPGEQKMTTTSTDTYTEHSSEMPTMSEGEVMCSAARRRSFGETKDEAVGTKAYQEAASMSQKMELALQSIGEELARCRELLQSTHTPEIAPETRETSTTCPSRVALKHSAATPQLAQPSSAPMKCTFTLHIGTLVLSDEAVVYSRDKSLLLTWKFYDQNVSMTRVRGGRVILFDFTTEYDAVLDERFMDYLKYEEMPIIVCELEKQNFPFATCSLPFRDILNNPNHRVDMSLALTVGPDMRKAETPRSMESLVTSDEVGVLDLWCMLRNCSSSSVHKQHITPRDSCNPMLDSRSEEFGMSDEKFSQNVKAAAVTSQVLDDSSMAKYEVHNNRLSSVIPHDVPTKIRRAEEMEKAIEEKRNQPQSNESIRGLEKLEDDVLSHQPHQSVSSWVRKETKRTGKRVHCRCFRQDSLDDSQGSKLVIKKEEKAKDH encoded by the exons ATGAATGCTGCCAGTAAAGAGAAAATTAGCCGTGATAATGCCAGGAGTCATTCTGCTAAATCTGACAGAG tgaaggcaAGTGTCATAGTCGAAAGTTCTTTGAAGACACACTCCTTAAAAAGAGGAGATGAATTGATTgtttgtatttcattccacattaTGATCACAAACCTCCGTAATGGAACAATTGACAGAG ATATGGTACCTCCTCACCGGGTATGTCCATCGAAACTGACTAAGCAGGAATTGGAAGACCTGTACTTTGTCTTGATGGACACAAACCTGGACCTGAAGAAGACGGTGAACACCCAACAGGACAACATCAAGCAGCTGAATACCAAGGTGCACCGGTTGCTGACCGCTCAGAAAGGGACTTCCAAGGATGTGTGCTGCCCTCAGACTAAGGCTGTGGTTAACGAGCAAAAGGATAT AATAGCTGACTTAAAGAAAGCGAACGACCGTATGTCAGAAAGAATCCGTATCCTGAACATGAGACTGTGCTCGGCCAAACAGTTCCTGAGGACCAATCCCTCTCTCACAACCCGCTGCGCCAAGTGCTGCATCGCACCACCCGCTTCTTTGAA aaaCTCTTCAGTATCCGTGTTGCATAAAAAGAGCGATGACTACAAATCTGTAGAGAGCTGTTCTCGAGATGCTGAGAAGCAAGTTTTAACTAG AGACTACGCGTCGACCAGAACAACGGAAACCGAAACCGATGAACCAGAAAA GGAGTCTCTCGAGGCTAGttgcaaagaaaaaaaatataaaactcaaTTGGAAGAGttgaaacacaaaattatagaTTTGCAAGAG GAGTCGACCAGACATCACAGCGAGTGTTCCGCGCGCATGTCCCGGCTGGAGACGGAGCTGCAGCTCAGAGCCGAGGGCGAGGCGCGGCTGGCCGACCAGCTGAGGGCTGCTGCAGCGCACTGCT ACGAGATATCGGCCCAACTGTTGATTGAGAAGAACAAAGTGGCAGAATTAGAGACGCGAGTGAAGGCAGCCGATCTATCCGGACAAGTGGTGAAGGCTTTGGAGAAACGACAGTCCATCGCGTTCGTT ACTCCAGACTTGCAGACAAAGAGTGGTGGTGTGGCGCTCAAGGAAATAGAGTCTCGACCGTCAACATCCACGTGCATTATA CACACGCAAGACAAACATCCTAAAAACTTCATTATGACTAACGAATTGGAGAAGCGGCTGAGTGCAACCTCTACT CCGGGCCAAAACGTACAATCAAAAAGCAGTGATATTGTGGACAGAGACGGCCATAGTCGATATTTGAAATCTTTTGGT gaaACTCAAGATGCACAGGAAAAAAGCGGTGAAAATAAAACCAGAGACGGCGAGAAACGCCAATCAATATCATTTCTT ATGGATCCGAACGAACAGGCGAAAAATGATGACATTATGAATATGGATAGAAAATCTTCAATCCAT CTAAATGGAACTGCACCAGTTATCGGCGAACGTTCGGTGTCTGGCCAGGAGAGGCGTCAATCTGTTTGTAGT CGAGAAATGGTACCGGAACGAACATATTCCATGGCTGGAAATCTTaag GTGGGAGAGGAGCCGGTGACACAAGATTACCCGGGCCCCAAGCCGTGCCCCAGCGGCGCCCCGGACGCCCCCAGCCCCGCCAAGTCCAAGCACTCCGACGACTCGGGGTATAATGATAATCTCACCAGCGAGGAAGAACGG GTGCTAGCTAAAATAAACGCGGAGCttgtaaaaaagataaaggACTTGCAAGAAAAGTTAGATGTATTGAGGATTGCTTCC GCCGGAATCAAAGCTGGCCAAATGACAAAAGCGACTGAAACTAAAAAGGCTGACGTTGATCCCAGGGTGAACGACTGTGTAAGGAACGAAAGGGTAGCAAATGATGCAAAGCCCCAAATAAATTCTAAAGAGGGAACTGTGCAG AGCGTCGAAAATGAAAGAAGGAAGGAAACTCCGGAGCAACCGTCGAAAGAAATGGAGTCCGGAACAGAATATTCTCCGATAGATCGCGCCAACCAATTGTGGGCTCAATACTCTGGGAACGA ATTTCCGCAAAAAGaagacaaaatacaattttcaaatttatacatacaggGTAATTCTATAGATAAATTTGTTCCCACGACATCCGAGGCTGAGCCCGACAGGGACTCAATGACCAGCCGCTCCTCCAAGAAGAAACGAAAGAAATTCTTGGATGAGAAAAATTTTGATACTCAGAACGAACTAGTCGATAAAATTGAAACCGATGATCAAAGATCATACAAAGACAGTAGAGAATATTTCCCATTTTACGAATTTAAAAACGTCAAATCACAAGGTATAATTCAAGACGATAAAGACGGAGATTTGTTCACACCCGGTAACGATAAACCAACAGATGATCTCAAACAAGATTCCAACACACAAACAGGCGCTAAAACTGGTATCAAAATACAAGCCTCTGACAGATATGTACAAGAAGTTTATAAACCGacagaatatttaaaacaagatTTAAATATGCAAACTGATTTAAAAACTGGCGTCAAAATACAGGATAATGATGTGTTTAAACCTGGGGTTGATAAACGAGTGCCTATAGCGCGTCCCAGAGAATCCATCCTGGACCAAGCCGCCCGCGATAGTATTAAAGAAGTGAGGGAACTTCACGGGAAACAGCAAAGTTCGAACAAAATTCGAGATAGCTCAGTAGACTCATCCGATGAAAATGGTTTAAAACCCACTTCAG AACTTTGCGAGCAAAGCGTTCGGATATGTTCGTGTCCGCGCGCCGCTCGCCGGTCGGTTTCCGTGTTCCGATCGTGCAGCGGAACTTTACGATTCAAAACGATCGACGTTGATGAAACTTTCAAACAGTGTCCCACGTGCAATCCCGGCTCGATTGACGAAAACGCAGGAACTTCGTATG ATAATCCACAATTGAGGTCCATCGCCAACGACGCCAGGTCGCGGACCACGTCGCCGGATAACACGGACCACGAGATATCACATTTGTCCGACCTCCCTCCTGAACATGAtg TTTCAGGCAAATGTACTCGCCAACTCGTATCTCCGGGCGAACAAAAGATGACGACGACTAGCACAGATACTTATACTGAACATTCATCGGAAATGCCCACCATGAGCGAGGGAGAGGTTATGTGTTCTG cAGCCCGCAGGCGATCTTTTGGTGAGACAAAAGATGAAGCAGTAGGAACAAAAGC ATACCAAGAAGCAGCATCGATGTCGCAGAAGATGGAACTCGCGCTGCAATCCATCGGGGAGGAGTTAGCTCGTTGTAGGGAGCTATTACAGAGCACACACACACCCGAG ATTGCGCCGGAGACTCGAGAAACATCGACCACGTGTCCCTCGCGCGTGGCCCTCAAACATTCAGCAGCCACTCCGCAGTTGGCGCAGCCATCTTCAGCGCCCATGAAGTGTACCTTCACGTTACACATCGGGACACTCGTGCTTTCTGATGAG GCTGTGGTGTATTCCCGCGACAAGTCCCTGCTGCTCACATGGAAGTTCTACGACCAGAACGTGTCGATGACGCGCGTGCGCGGTGGCCGCGTCATTCTGTTCGACTTTACCACAGAGTACGACGCTGTGTTGGATGAACGGTTCATGGATTACctcaaatat gagGAGATGCCGATAATTGTCTGCGAGTTGGAGAAACAGAACTTCCCGTTCGCCACATGCTCCTTGCCGTTCAGGGATATTTTGAACAACCCCAACCATAGAGTCGATATGTCCCTGGCACTG ACGGTGGGTCCGGACATGCGTAAGGCGGAGACCCCCCGCAGCATGGAGAGTTTGGTGACCAGCGACGAGGTGGGCGTGCTGGACTTGTGGTGTATGCTCAGGAACTGCTCCTCGAGTTCCGTGCACAAACAG caCATAACGCCGCGTGACTCTTGCAACCCAATGTTGGACTCGCGTTCAGAGGAGTTCGGGATGTCCGACGAGAAGTTCAGTCAAAACGTGAAGGCCGCCGCGGTT ACGTCGCAAGTACTGGACGACAGCAGTATGGCTAAATATGAAGTCCACAATAATAGG CTAAGCTCGGTCATCCCTCACGATGTG CCTACTAAAATAAGGCGCGCAGAAGAAATGGAAAAAGCTATAGAAGAAaag AGAAATCAACCACAATCAAACGAATCTATCAGAGGATTGGAAAAATTGGAagat GATGTACTCTCCCACCAACCACATCAAAGCGTCAGTTCTTGGGTAAGAAAGGAAACAAAGAGAACAGGAAAACGCGTACATTGTAGATGTTTCAG GCAAGATTCCTTAGACGACAGTCAAGGTTCCAAACTGGTAATAAAAAAGGA AGAAAAAGCCAAGGATCATTAG
- the LOC128675116 gene encoding uncharacterized protein LOC128675116 isoform X4 produces the protein MNAASKEKISRDNARSHSAKSDRDMVPPHRVCPSKLTKQELEDLYFVLMDTNLDLKKTVNTQQDNIKQLNTKVHRLLTAQKGTSKDVCCPQTKAVVNEQKDIIADLKKANDRMSERIRILNMRLCSAKQFLRTNPSLTTRCAKCCIAPPASLKNSSVSVLHKKSDDYKSVESCSRDAEKQVLTRDYASTRTTETETDEPEKESLEASCKEKKYKTQLEELKHKIIDLQEESTRHHSECSARMSRLETELQLRAEGEARLADQLRAAAAHCYEISAQLLIEKNKVAELETRVKAADLSGQVVKALEKRQSIAFVTPDLQTKSGGVALKEIESRPSTSTCIIHTQDKHPKNFIMTNELEKRLSATSTPGQNVQSKSSDIVDRDGHSRYLKSFGETQDAQEKSGENKTRDGEKRQSISFLMDPNEQAKNDDIMNMDRKSSIHLNGTAPVIGERSVSGQERRQSVCSREMVPERTYSMAGNLKVGEEPVTQDYPGPKPCPSGAPDAPSPAKSKHSDDSGYNDNLTSEEERVLAKINAELVKKIKDLQEKLDVLRIASAGIKAGQMTKATETKKADVDPRVNDCVRNERVANDAKPQINSKEGTVQSVENERRKETPEQPSKEMESGTEYSPIDRANQLWAQYSGNEFPQKEDKIQFSNLYIQGNSIDKFVPTTSEAEPDRDSMTSRSSKKKRKKFLDEKNFDTQNELVDKIETDDQRSYKDSREYFPFYEFKNVKSQGIIQDDKDGDLFTPGNDKPTDDLKQDSNTQTGAKTGIKIQASDRYVQEVYKPTEYLKQDLNMQTDLKTGVKIQDNDVFKPGVDKRVPIARPRESILDQAARDSIKEVRELHGKQQSSNKIRDSSVDSSDENGLKPTSELCEQSVRICSCPRAARRSVSVFRSCSGTLRFKTIDVDETFKQCPTCNPGSIDENAGTSYDNPQLRSIANDARSRTTSPDNTDHEISHLSDLPPEHDVSGKCTRQLVSPGEQKMTTTSTDTYTEHSSEMPTMSEGEVMCSAARRRSFGETKDEAVGTKAYQEAASMSQKMELALQSIGEELARCRELLQSTHTPEIAPETRETSTTCPSRVALKHSAATPQLAQPSSAPMKCTFTLHIGTLVLSDEAVVYSRDKSLLLTWKFYDQNVSMTRVRGGRVILFDFTTEYDAVLDERFMDYLKYEEMPIIVCELEKQNFPFATCSLPFRDILNNPNHRVDMSLALTVGPDMRKAETPRSMESLVTSDEVGVLDLWCMLRNCSSSSVHKQHITPRDSCNPMLDSRSEEFGMSDEKFSQNVKAAAVTSQVLDDSSMAKYEVHNNRLSSVIPHDVPTKIRRAEEMEKAIEEKRNQPQSNESIRGLEKLEDDVLSHQPHQSVSSWARFLRRQSRFQTGNKKGRKSQGSLEILETIRNTCKPHAKINRRMPFEREEPMVDPSEDKESQQKKAVTMNVPRYSLLGWEQPQQETDKYHGSPNETIVITILWLALNEECGAMSDTGVQRLYVAFSLLGRAGADLETPVSLPKPRTYVEKCIFNFRKSIQLRQCDLPQLGHMGRCKSSDTRRHNPKDCVTFTVISEPAEDPLGLASCEDIGYAYLYFGDMLEVCDGETYVEVVPVHSARREDVVCGVLCIQVDGLDLVRKAKLVNMSH, from the exons ATGAATGCTGCCAGTAAAGAGAAAATTAGCCGTGATAATGCCAGGAGTCATTCTGCTAAATCTGACAGAG ATATGGTACCTCCTCACCGGGTATGTCCATCGAAACTGACTAAGCAGGAATTGGAAGACCTGTACTTTGTCTTGATGGACACAAACCTGGACCTGAAGAAGACGGTGAACACCCAACAGGACAACATCAAGCAGCTGAATACCAAGGTGCACCGGTTGCTGACCGCTCAGAAAGGGACTTCCAAGGATGTGTGCTGCCCTCAGACTAAGGCTGTGGTTAACGAGCAAAAGGATAT AATAGCTGACTTAAAGAAAGCGAACGACCGTATGTCAGAAAGAATCCGTATCCTGAACATGAGACTGTGCTCGGCCAAACAGTTCCTGAGGACCAATCCCTCTCTCACAACCCGCTGCGCCAAGTGCTGCATCGCACCACCCGCTTCTTTGAA aaaCTCTTCAGTATCCGTGTTGCATAAAAAGAGCGATGACTACAAATCTGTAGAGAGCTGTTCTCGAGATGCTGAGAAGCAAGTTTTAACTAG AGACTACGCGTCGACCAGAACAACGGAAACCGAAACCGATGAACCAGAAAA GGAGTCTCTCGAGGCTAGttgcaaagaaaaaaaatataaaactcaaTTGGAAGAGttgaaacacaaaattatagaTTTGCAAGAG GAGTCGACCAGACATCACAGCGAGTGTTCCGCGCGCATGTCCCGGCTGGAGACGGAGCTGCAGCTCAGAGCCGAGGGCGAGGCGCGGCTGGCCGACCAGCTGAGGGCTGCTGCAGCGCACTGCT ACGAGATATCGGCCCAACTGTTGATTGAGAAGAACAAAGTGGCAGAATTAGAGACGCGAGTGAAGGCAGCCGATCTATCCGGACAAGTGGTGAAGGCTTTGGAGAAACGACAGTCCATCGCGTTCGTT ACTCCAGACTTGCAGACAAAGAGTGGTGGTGTGGCGCTCAAGGAAATAGAGTCTCGACCGTCAACATCCACGTGCATTATA CACACGCAAGACAAACATCCTAAAAACTTCATTATGACTAACGAATTGGAGAAGCGGCTGAGTGCAACCTCTACT CCGGGCCAAAACGTACAATCAAAAAGCAGTGATATTGTGGACAGAGACGGCCATAGTCGATATTTGAAATCTTTTGGT gaaACTCAAGATGCACAGGAAAAAAGCGGTGAAAATAAAACCAGAGACGGCGAGAAACGCCAATCAATATCATTTCTT ATGGATCCGAACGAACAGGCGAAAAATGATGACATTATGAATATGGATAGAAAATCTTCAATCCAT CTAAATGGAACTGCACCAGTTATCGGCGAACGTTCGGTGTCTGGCCAGGAGAGGCGTCAATCTGTTTGTAGT CGAGAAATGGTACCGGAACGAACATATTCCATGGCTGGAAATCTTaag GTGGGAGAGGAGCCGGTGACACAAGATTACCCGGGCCCCAAGCCGTGCCCCAGCGGCGCCCCGGACGCCCCCAGCCCCGCCAAGTCCAAGCACTCCGACGACTCGGGGTATAATGATAATCTCACCAGCGAGGAAGAACGG GTGCTAGCTAAAATAAACGCGGAGCttgtaaaaaagataaaggACTTGCAAGAAAAGTTAGATGTATTGAGGATTGCTTCC GCCGGAATCAAAGCTGGCCAAATGACAAAAGCGACTGAAACTAAAAAGGCTGACGTTGATCCCAGGGTGAACGACTGTGTAAGGAACGAAAGGGTAGCAAATGATGCAAAGCCCCAAATAAATTCTAAAGAGGGAACTGTGCAG AGCGTCGAAAATGAAAGAAGGAAGGAAACTCCGGAGCAACCGTCGAAAGAAATGGAGTCCGGAACAGAATATTCTCCGATAGATCGCGCCAACCAATTGTGGGCTCAATACTCTGGGAACGA ATTTCCGCAAAAAGaagacaaaatacaattttcaaatttatacatacaggGTAATTCTATAGATAAATTTGTTCCCACGACATCCGAGGCTGAGCCCGACAGGGACTCAATGACCAGCCGCTCCTCCAAGAAGAAACGAAAGAAATTCTTGGATGAGAAAAATTTTGATACTCAGAACGAACTAGTCGATAAAATTGAAACCGATGATCAAAGATCATACAAAGACAGTAGAGAATATTTCCCATTTTACGAATTTAAAAACGTCAAATCACAAGGTATAATTCAAGACGATAAAGACGGAGATTTGTTCACACCCGGTAACGATAAACCAACAGATGATCTCAAACAAGATTCCAACACACAAACAGGCGCTAAAACTGGTATCAAAATACAAGCCTCTGACAGATATGTACAAGAAGTTTATAAACCGacagaatatttaaaacaagatTTAAATATGCAAACTGATTTAAAAACTGGCGTCAAAATACAGGATAATGATGTGTTTAAACCTGGGGTTGATAAACGAGTGCCTATAGCGCGTCCCAGAGAATCCATCCTGGACCAAGCCGCCCGCGATAGTATTAAAGAAGTGAGGGAACTTCACGGGAAACAGCAAAGTTCGAACAAAATTCGAGATAGCTCAGTAGACTCATCCGATGAAAATGGTTTAAAACCCACTTCAG AACTTTGCGAGCAAAGCGTTCGGATATGTTCGTGTCCGCGCGCCGCTCGCCGGTCGGTTTCCGTGTTCCGATCGTGCAGCGGAACTTTACGATTCAAAACGATCGACGTTGATGAAACTTTCAAACAGTGTCCCACGTGCAATCCCGGCTCGATTGACGAAAACGCAGGAACTTCGTATG ATAATCCACAATTGAGGTCCATCGCCAACGACGCCAGGTCGCGGACCACGTCGCCGGATAACACGGACCACGAGATATCACATTTGTCCGACCTCCCTCCTGAACATGAtg TTTCAGGCAAATGTACTCGCCAACTCGTATCTCCGGGCGAACAAAAGATGACGACGACTAGCACAGATACTTATACTGAACATTCATCGGAAATGCCCACCATGAGCGAGGGAGAGGTTATGTGTTCTG cAGCCCGCAGGCGATCTTTTGGTGAGACAAAAGATGAAGCAGTAGGAACAAAAGC ATACCAAGAAGCAGCATCGATGTCGCAGAAGATGGAACTCGCGCTGCAATCCATCGGGGAGGAGTTAGCTCGTTGTAGGGAGCTATTACAGAGCACACACACACCCGAG ATTGCGCCGGAGACTCGAGAAACATCGACCACGTGTCCCTCGCGCGTGGCCCTCAAACATTCAGCAGCCACTCCGCAGTTGGCGCAGCCATCTTCAGCGCCCATGAAGTGTACCTTCACGTTACACATCGGGACACTCGTGCTTTCTGATGAG GCTGTGGTGTATTCCCGCGACAAGTCCCTGCTGCTCACATGGAAGTTCTACGACCAGAACGTGTCGATGACGCGCGTGCGCGGTGGCCGCGTCATTCTGTTCGACTTTACCACAGAGTACGACGCTGTGTTGGATGAACGGTTCATGGATTACctcaaatat gagGAGATGCCGATAATTGTCTGCGAGTTGGAGAAACAGAACTTCCCGTTCGCCACATGCTCCTTGCCGTTCAGGGATATTTTGAACAACCCCAACCATAGAGTCGATATGTCCCTGGCACTG ACGGTGGGTCCGGACATGCGTAAGGCGGAGACCCCCCGCAGCATGGAGAGTTTGGTGACCAGCGACGAGGTGGGCGTGCTGGACTTGTGGTGTATGCTCAGGAACTGCTCCTCGAGTTCCGTGCACAAACAG caCATAACGCCGCGTGACTCTTGCAACCCAATGTTGGACTCGCGTTCAGAGGAGTTCGGGATGTCCGACGAGAAGTTCAGTCAAAACGTGAAGGCCGCCGCGGTT ACGTCGCAAGTACTGGACGACAGCAGTATGGCTAAATATGAAGTCCACAATAATAGG CTAAGCTCGGTCATCCCTCACGATGTG CCTACTAAAATAAGGCGCGCAGAAGAAATGGAAAAAGCTATAGAAGAAaag AGAAATCAACCACAATCAAACGAATCTATCAGAGGATTGGAAAAATTGGAagat GATGTACTCTCCCACCAACCACATCAAAGCGTCAGTTCTTGG GCAAGATTCCTTAGACGACAGTCAAGGTTCCAAACTGGTAATAAAAAAGGA AGAAAAAGCCAAGGATCATTAGAAATCCTAGAAACAATAAGGAACACCTGTAAACCACATG caaaaataaatagacgaATGCCATTCGAAAGAGAGGAACCGATGGTTGACCCAAGCGAGGATAAag AATCTCAACAGAAGAAAGCTGTCACGATGAACGTGCCGAGGTACTCTCTACTTGGGTGGGAACAACCGCAGCAA GAAACGGACAAATATCACGGTTCGCCGAACGAAACGATAGTGATAACAATTCTCTGGCTGGCGCTGAACGAGGAGTGCGGCGCGATGTCGGACACGGGCGTGCAGCGCCTCTACGTCGCGTTCTCGTTGCTGGGCCGCGCCGGCGCCGACCTCGAGACGCCCGTCAGTCTGCCCAAGCCCAGGACCTACGTTGAGAAGTGCATCTTCAACTTCAGGAAGA GCATCCAGCTCAGACAATGCGACCTGCCCCAGCTGGGCCACATGGGCCGCTGCAAGAGCAGCGACACGCGCAGACACAATCCCAAGGACTGTGTAACATTCACCGTCATCAGCGAACCTGCTGAAGACCCCCTTGGATTGGCCAGCTGTGAGGACATTGG TTACGCATACCTGTATTTCGGCGACATGTTGGAGGTGTGTGATGGCGAGACTTATGTAGAAGTGGTCCCCGTCCACTCCGCCCGGCGAGAGGACGTTGTATGCGGAGTTCTATGTATTCAG GTCGACGGGCTGGATCTTGTGAGAAAAGCCAAGCTTGTGAACATGTCTCATTAG